DNA from Desulfovibrio porci:
AAGCCCCCAGATCCATGCCCTGCACGGCCACGCCCATGCAGGCGTGCCCGGTGAGCAGGATCACCGGCAGCGCCGGGGCCTTGGCCTTCATGCGGCGCAGGGTTTCCAGGCCGTCCATGCCCGGCATGCGCACATCCATAACTACGACCTTGAACATCTCCCCGCCGTCCGCCAGGGTCGCGTCCAGCAGCTCCAGAGCCCGCTGCCCGTCCGGGGCGGTGCTGACTTCCATGCCGCGCCGGGAGAGACGTTTTTCCATCAATTGCAGGAATTCCACTTCATCGTCCACGAACAACACACGCATAGGCGCTCCTGGCTCAAAAGGTTGATGCGGCTTCCGGCCATGCCGCCCGCGGGAGGCACGGGGTCATTCCTCGATCTCCTCTTCCTGCGGGCCTTGCATGGGCTCAAGCGGCAGGGTGATGCAAAACGTGGTGCCCCGGCCCACTTGGCTTTGCACCTCAATCCGGCCGCCCAGCTTTTCCAGAATGGTAAAGCAGATGGCCAGGCCCAGCCCCGTGCCCTCGCCCACCTTCTTGGTGGTGAAGAAGGGATCGAAAATGCGCTTCAGGGTTTCCTCGTCCATGCCCGGGCCGCTGTCCGCAAAGAAAATCCGCGCGCCCTGCTCGCAGACTTCGGTGCGGATGCGCAGGCTGCCGTCCCTGCCGATGGCGTCGATGGCATTGTCGATGATGTTGATGAAAACCTGCTCCAGTTGGGCCGGGTCCGACAGAATCACGGGCAGGTGCGGATCAAACTCCTTGGTGA
Protein-coding regions in this window:
- a CDS encoding response regulator yields the protein MRVLFVDDEVEFLQLMEKRLSRRGMEVSTAPDGQRALELLDATLADGGEMFKVVVMDVRMPGMDGLETLRRMKAKAPALPVILLTGHACMGVAVQGMDLGAYDYMLKPVSISELIIKMEEAARSAV